From Etheostoma cragini isolate CJK2018 chromosome 14, CSU_Ecrag_1.0, whole genome shotgun sequence, the proteins below share one genomic window:
- the LOC117957328 gene encoding cyclin-dependent kinases regulatory subunit 1 — translation MSHKQIYYSDKYDDDKYEYRHVMLPKDIAKRVPKTHLMSETEWRNLGVQQSQGWVHYMIHQPEPHILLFRRPLVNQPKVIRERIAGSLEDQSCLSQINPK, via the exons ATGTCTCACAAACAGATCTACTACTCTGATAAATATGACGATGACAAATACGAGTACAG GCATGTAATGCTACCCAAAGACATTGCAAAGCGTGTACCCAAGACCCACTTGATGTCGGAGACCGAGTGGAGGAACCTGGGAGTCCAGCAGAGCCAAGGATGGGTGCATTACATGATCCACCAGCCAG AGCCGCACATCTTGCTGTTCCGGCGCCCTCTGGTAAACCAGCCTAAAGTCATAAGGGAGAGAATCGCTGGGTCCTTGGAAGATCAATCTTGCTTGTCACAGATCAACCCAAAATAG